From one Lotus japonicus ecotype B-129 chromosome 3, LjGifu_v1.2 genomic stretch:
- the LOC130749712 gene encoding uncharacterized protein LOC130749712 — MEYEYENRFRQQAERSKYDCLLFDLDDTLYPLRSGLANGVLHNIKGYMVEKLGIEPSKIDDLCNLLYKNYGTTMAGMRAIGYDFDYDEYHSYVHGRLPYENLKPDPVLRNLLLSLPYRKLIFTNGDKVHAVKVLSRLGLEDCFEGIICFETLNPIHKSSVSDDEDDIEFFGSRSTNPTTTTSSSEIFDIIGHFAQPNPTAVLPKTPIICKPQEHAIELALKIANLNPQRTLFFEDSVRNIQAGKRVGLHTVLVGTSQRVKGADYALESIHNLREAVPELWEDHDIKKSEVAYPAGKIAVETPVTA, encoded by the exons ATGGAGTACGAGTATGAGAACCGCTTCAGACAACAGGCTGAGAGATCAAAATATGATTGCCTTCTCTTTG ATTTGGATGATACTTTGTATCCCCTCAGATCTGGTCTTGCAAACGGAGTTCTCCATAACATCAAAG GTTACATGGTGGAGAAGCTTGGCATAGAACCAAGCAAAATTGATGACTTGTGCAACCTGCTTTACAAGAATTATGGAACTACCATGGCTGGAATGAGG GCAATTGGGTATGACTTTGACTATGATGAATATCACAG TTATGTTCATGGGAGATTACCTTATGAGAACTTGAAACCTGATCCAGTTCTGAGGAACCTGTTGCTGAGCCTGCCCTAtaggaaactt ATCTTCACAAATGGAGACAAAGTTCATGCTGTTAAGGTACTTAGCAGGCTTGGATTAGAGGACTGCTTTGAAGGAATCATCTGCTTTGAGACACTGAATCCAATCCACAAGAGCAGTgtttctgatgatgaagatgacatTGAGTTTTTTGGTTCAAGGAGCACTAATCCAACTACTACTACAAGCAGCTCTGAAATCTTTGACATCATAGGGCATTTTGCTCAGCCTAACCCCACTGCTGTGTTGCCAAAGACACCAATTATCTGCAAACCACAAGAACATGCCATTGAATTGGCTCTCAAGATAGCCAACCTTAACCCACAAAGAACT TTGTTCTTTGAGGACAGTGTCCGCAACATACAAGCTGGGAAACGTGTGGGTCTTCACACAGTGCTG GTTGGCACATCACAGAGAGTGAAAGGTGCTGATTATGCATTGGAAAGCATTCACAACCTTAGGGAAGCAGTGCCTGAACTGTGGGAAGATCATGACATTAAAAAATCTGAAGTTGCATACCCTGCTGGGAAGATAGCTGTGGAAACACCAGTCACAGCTTGA